One Candidatus Atribacteria bacterium genomic window, AATAGGCGGCATAATGATATCGGAAACTAATGATTTCACAATAGTACCGAAGGCAGCACCAATGACAATACCTACTGCCATGTCGATTACGTTCCCCCGCATGGCAAATTCTTTAAATTCCTTGAACATTACTTATATCCTCCTTTATTTATCGATTCTCACGCCTTTACAGGCGGAGATTAGAATTCCCGTTAGATTAAATTCTAAAGGGCTCATGGAATAGCAAACCAAAAGCCACCATCTCTTACCCCTTCATCATTAAATTGTAACATAGCACTATCTCTGGCATACACTGAGAATTACATAATTAATTATTCGACAAAAAATTCTGAATTCCTGCTTATAAGAGAAAAAATTTGTTTTTAGGTTACATTTTCTATATAAATTATCTAAATAGCTTGAATTGTTTTTTAAAAAAATCTTTCATTTTACACCTTAACCATTCTCCTAATGCTGAATAATATATTCTCAAATCAAAATTATTGCAAAAAATAAAGCCAGACTTAGAATGTAATTGCCAAGAAAAAATCCGTAGCAACCAAAACTAAGCCCGGCTTTTGCTTTTTGTTAAGTTAAAATCCAAAGTTGACTTTGATTCATTTTTTTTCTATTCTTATTCAGGTTCAGGTAATCCGCTTTCCCATTTACCTAATCCGGGACCTGCTGGGCTAATATATTGAGCTCCAGATATGCCATCACAAGGATCGTTTTCCACTTCCTGAACAATAGCAAAGGCATTCCAGATAACTGGACCAATCTCGGTGCCATCGGCATTGTACCAAAAACCATCTATTGCATCTGCATCTGCAGGTGCAGCGACTATCTTACAGAAGTAATCCCAGTAGCAAGTACCTTCAAGCTGTGCCCAGCTAAAGGCTACCTGGCCCCATTGACTACACCATTCAGCGGCAAGTCCAGTAGCGACTAACTTGAACTTTAGTTCACCACTTCTCGGTGAAAAGGTATATTCTGTGGTGACCCAATTTTCTTCACCGCCTTGAGAGGCATATGAACCAATCGATTCCCAATCAATTCCATTCACATTCAATATATAGACATCAAAATTATCATTTTGGGAACCATCGAGGTGACGCAGGATAAGTTTATGAGCTTCTGCCCCATTTGTATTCATGGTGAAATAGGCGTCTTCGAAACCAACACAACCATCTCCAGGACCCATGAGCAATCTGAAAGTGTCATCGTCTCCACCACCATAGTCTCCGCCCCAAGTCCAAGGATCACTCCAACCTGTTAAATTGTGCCCTTCTTCACTAACCGGATCTCCTATGTCTAATTCATCAACGATGCTATTTTCATTGTAAGATCCCCATTGATGGTTGGTTAACCAGGCGCCTGAACCGATGTAAGTGGGGGAGCCATAATGACGGTCAAGTAGACCATCGCCATCACAGTCCTTATTGGAGAGCCAGGCATCGTTCCATTTCATGATTAAGCCTACGTCCTTCCATTCTTGGCACCAAGCAGCATCCCGATAAGAATCACAATAATAGCCATTAAACATAAGCGCTTGGTAGTTGTAGCCCCACTTATCATAGCCAGTAGTTATAACTTCATCATCAGACGTTAAAAGTGTTCCGCTCTGGATAGTAGTACACTCAGTGGGTTTTGCTTTATCTAAGTCATTTTGTTCGGTAGGTGGCGCTACAGATGTAGTACAACCTACGACGATAAGCGCTAATGCTGCTATCACTACTATTAAATAAATTAACTTTTTCATTAAAATACTCCTTTACTTAAATATTTTTTTCTTACAGATAGCCTTTGCTTTTCACTTTTTATTCGAGTTGAAATGTAATTTAAATTACTTCAACTCCATCAATAGACATCGCCTCCTTTTTATTATTAAGAAAATTTTATGTGATTTAATTCACCACCTTCCCCATCTTTGGTTATCCGACTTTAGTTCCCTGATAGATTGACAGTAAGAACGAAACTTGTGGAAACAAGAGTTAAAAGAATTACCAACCTGGTGAAACAGGGATATTTTTTTATAAAAAATAACTTTTTTCATTCTTTTAAGGTAAGATCGAAGGGTAAATTTAAATAATTTAACAACAGGCAAGAAAGATCACCTCCCTTTTTAAGGTTAACCAAAATTTATTGTGATTTATTTCACAAAAAAGAAAATAATTCCCCGGTAAGGTTAGATATGATTTTGATTAGAATAGCTTTCCACAGGCAGTTTTTAAGTGAGTAGTTGACAAGATTTTTTGAGAGATCTTAAGCTTAATATATATAAGAACAGGAGAAATGAGGATCTATAGTCATAACAAAAAACTGCCAAATTTTATTTAGTTAAAAAGTCGGCAGTCTGGCAGTCCTGTCACTAAAAGTGATTTAGACCCATAACTTTGCGGCCTATCCTTTGGGATAGTTTACCTTTCTCAACTTCTTGGGAAGTTTTACTTTAGCAGTTCACCTTCCTATTGAAAAAGTCTTATTTTAGGTTGGGGGTTAATTATATAATATTTTTACACAAATTGCAAATTTAGAGAAAAGTTAAAAAAATATTTCTAATTTTTTCTACTGTCGTGTTGTATATATGCTACTTAAACTATGTGTACTTTAAGTAT contains:
- the mscL gene encoding large conductance mechanosensitive channel protein MscL; amino-acid sequence: MFKEFKEFAMRGNVIDMAVGIVIGAAFGTIVKSLVSDIIMPPI